The genomic DNA TGTACGATCAGGTGATTGTCTCATCCTTCAATCCATTCACCCTGCGTCGTCTAAAGAAGGTCGATCCCAGGATCGAGACAGGCCTTCTCTATGCGCCGGGGCTGCCGATCTATCTGAGCCGAGCCTGGCTGCGCCCCTGGGCCAAACCGGATGCACTTCATCCTGAGTACGTTATGGTGGATGAGGCGTATATGCGCTGGGCGCGCCAGCGGGGTTACCCTGTGAATGTCTGGACTGTCAACGAACCTGACGAGATGCGGAAGATGATCGCGCTGGGGGTGAACGCCATCATCACTGATTACCCCGATCGCCTGCGAGAGCTGCTGGAATCGTAGCGAGGAGGCCTTTGCCCACCGCCAAGCTTATCGTCAACCCGTATGCTGGCCGCTGGGCCGGCCGTGCGGCTCTTCCAAAGGTCGCGGAGACGTTACGTCGTTTGGGATATCCCTTCGAGCTGGTCACTACAGAGGGGCCGGATCATGCCATTGCATTGGCGCGCGCGGCGGCCGAGGCCGGCTACAGCCCCATCGTGGCCGTCGGAGGGGATGGCACGATCAGCGAGGTGGTAAATGGGCTGATGGAGGCCGCCGCAGGCGGCGTGGCCGGTCCCTTGGGAGTTATTCCCGCCGGTTGCGCCAACGACCTGGCCCGGCAGTTGGGGCTGCCTCTAGATGTAGCGACCGCGTGTCGGCGTCTGCTCGCGGGCAGCGAGCGCGTCATCGACGTGGGCCGGGTCAACGGGCGCTACTTCGTGAACGATGTCGGCGTGGGATTCGAACCCCAGGTGACGCTGGAAGCGCGCCAGATCCGGTGGCTGCGGGGGACGCTCGTCTATTTGGTTGCCGTGTTTCGCGCGCTGCGACACCTACGTCAGCCGCATATGACCGTCGAATGGGACGGCGGGCGGGCCAGCCACCCAATGCCGTTGGTATCGGTGGGTAATGGGAACATCACCGGCGGCTTTCGCCTGACGCCGCATGCCCGCTTAGACGATGGAGCATTGGACTTCGTATTTGCCCAGCGCGTGACTATGCTTCAGATTCTGCGCCTGTTGCCTGGCACCTTGCGGGGCACGCATATCCATCATCCATCGGTCGTCACCGGCCGCTCCACACGCCTCGCCGTGCATTCCGAGGAGCCGGTACCCCTCGGCGTGGACGGCGAGGTGCGCACCACAGGAGCTCAGGATCTGAGCTTTGAGATCTTGCCTGCTCGGCTGCGTGTGATCGTCGGAGGCTAGAGGCGGCCTCGGGCCTGTGACTCGCGCCGCTGCGCGTCCACGACGGCGATCGCCGCGATACGGACGATGTCCTTCACTTCATCGCCTGTCTGCAAAACGTGCACCGGCTTCCCTGTCCCCATCAGGATCGGGCCAATGGCCTCCGCACCGCCCAGCCGATGCAGCAGCTTGTAAGCCACATTAGCCGCCTCCAGATCAGGGAAGACCAATACGTTGGCATCCCGTACTCGGCTGAAGGGGTAACGCTCCTCGATGATCTCCGGCACCACGGCCGTGTCCGCTTGCATCTCGCCGTCTATGCACAGATCAGGCCGGCGCTGTCGCACGATCTCTACCGCCTCCCGTACCTTCTCGGAGAATGGGTGACGGGTCGAGCCGAAGTTGGAGAACGAGAGCATCGCGATGCGCGGCTCGATGTCGAACTCGCGAGCCAGATCAGCGGCCATGATGGCGATCTCCGCCAGCTCCTGCGCGTTTGGGTCAATGTTGACCGTGGCATCGGTGAAGAAGTACACGCGATCGCGCACAATCATGATGTACAGCCCCGCCACGCGGCAGACGCTCTCCTGTGTGTGAACGATCTGCAAGGCCGGGCGCAATACCTCCGGGTAACTGTACGTGAGGCCGGAGATGAAGGCATCGGCATCACCTTGGTAGACCATCATTGCGCCGAAGTAGTTGGGTTGCTGGATCAATTGGGCCGCCAGTGTGCGAGTGACGCCTCGCCGCTGCCGCAATTGATATAGCGCCTCGGCATAACGTTCATCGTACTCGCTGGCGCCCGGTGTGACGACGCGAGGCTGGTAGTGCAGTCCCAGCTCTCGGATCCGTTCCCGGATCACCTCCGGCCGGCCCAGTAAGGTGACCTTTCCGATGCCCTCTTCTTCGATCTGGGCAGCCGCTCGCAGCACCTTGCGCTCCTCGCCCTCGGCGAAGACGATCCGCTTGGGCTTGGCCTTGGCCTTGTTGATAACGCGGCGCATCAGCTCCCACCCCTTGCCCAGCCGCGCCTCCAACTTTTCACGATAGCACTCGATGTCAATGTGCACACGGGCAACGCCTGTCTCCATGGCTGCCTTAGCGACGGCCGGCGCGACCCACAAGAGCACGCGCGGGTCCAACGGCTTAGGAATGATGTATTCGGGGCCGAAACGCAATGATGTCAGCCGGTACGCGCTCAACACCGAGTCAGGCACATCTTCCCGCGCCAGCGCGGCCAGGGCATAGGCGGCGGCCACTTTCATCTCATCGTTGATGGCGCGGGCGCGTACGTCTAGTGCGCCGCGAAAGATGAACGGGAACCCCAGCACATTGTTCACCTGATTGGGGTAATCGCTACGGCCTGTGGCCACGATCGCGTCGGGCCGGGCAGCTCGAGCCTCCTCATAGCGGATCTCCGGGTCAGGATTGGCCATGGCGAAGATGATGGGATTGGGAGCCATAACCTGGATCATCTCACCGGTCAGCACATTGCCTACGGAGAGGCCTAAGAACATGTCGGCGTCCACCAACGCCTCGGCTAGCGTGCGAGCTTTAGTGTCGCGAGCGAAGCGGGCCTTGAACTCGTTCATGTTCACCTCGCGGCCAGCGTAGATGACGCCGCGAGAGTCCAGCATGGTGATGTTCTCGCGCCGCACGCCCAGCCGCACGTAGAACTCAGCGCAGGCGATAGCCGATGCGCCTGCGCCGTTGACGACAACCCGAAGATCCTCTGGCCGACGGTTGGTCAGCTCGCAGGCGTTGAGCATAGCTGCCCCAGAGATAATCGCCGTGCCATGTTGGTCATCATGGAAAACGGGGATGTCCAAGCGCCGCCTTAGGATCTCCTCGATGTAGAAGCATTCCGGCGCCTTGATGTCCTCTAGGTTAATCCCGCCGAAGGTAGGAGCGATCGCTTCGACGACGCAGATGAAGATCTCGGGATTGGGGGCGTTGACTTCAATGTCGAATACATCAATATCGGCGAATCGCTTGAAGAGAATCCCTTTGCCCTCCATCACCGGTTTAGAGGCCAACGCGCCGCGATTGCCTAGCCCTAGGATGGCGGTACCATTGGAGATCACAGCCACTAAATTCCCCTTCGCCGTGTACTCGTAGGCTAGGTCTGGATCCCTGGCGATCTCTAAGACCGGGAAGGCCACGCCCGGCGTGTAAGCTAGCGACAAATCCCGTTGCGTTAGGGTTGGCTTGCTCGGAACGACCTCGATCTTCCCTTTGCGCCCTTCGCTGTGGTAAGCGAGGGCCTCTTCTGGTGTAATACGCATCTTCCTCCTCCCTTCAATTAGCCCGTGGACAACAGGTCATAGACGCCTTTAGTTCGTTTATGGCCTTGCCTCTTGGACCTGCATCAGCGCCATCCGACGTTGGCGCGGCTCCTCCAGCCGCGCAGCGCTGAATAAGCCAGCCAGGCAAACGATCGCTGTGAGGCTCAGCAAAACCGTATATGAGGAAATCTGTAGCACCCACCCACCCAAAAACGGCGCAATTAAGACCACGCTGCCTAGCGTATTAGCTAATCCCACGTAAGTGGACCGCTCGGCTGCGGGCGCGATCTCCAAGATGTAGTTCATAAATCCAGCCATATTGGCGTTAGCCAACGCGCCCAGAAGGGTGAAGACTAGGGCGTAGACATACATCAGCACCCCCCCTGGCAGCCATGTGCGCAGCCAGGAGATGCACAGCGCCAGGGTCGGTGCGCCCACTGCCATACCAGCTGTCAGGCAGATCACCATACGCGTCCCCTGTCGTTCACTAATGTAACCCATCACCAACCCGGAAAGG from Anaerolineae bacterium includes the following:
- a CDS encoding diacylglycerol kinase family lipid kinase; protein product: MPTAKLIVNPYAGRWAGRAALPKVAETLRRLGYPFELVTTEGPDHAIALARAAAEAGYSPIVAVGGDGTISEVVNGLMEAAAGGVAGPLGVIPAGCANDLARQLGLPLDVATACRRLLAGSERVIDVGRVNGRYFVNDVGVGFEPQVTLEARQIRWLRGTLVYLVAVFRALRHLRQPHMTVEWDGGRASHPMPLVSVGNGNITGGFRLTPHARLDDGALDFVFAQRVTMLQILRLLPGTLRGTHIHHPSVVTGRSTRLAVHSEEPVPLGVDGEVRTTGAQDLSFEILPARLRVIVGG
- a CDS encoding NADP-dependent malic enzyme, which translates into the protein MRITPEEALAYHSEGRKGKIEVVPSKPTLTQRDLSLAYTPGVAFPVLEIARDPDLAYEYTAKGNLVAVISNGTAILGLGNRGALASKPVMEGKGILFKRFADIDVFDIEVNAPNPEIFICVVEAIAPTFGGINLEDIKAPECFYIEEILRRRLDIPVFHDDQHGTAIISGAAMLNACELTNRRPEDLRVVVNGAGASAIACAEFYVRLGVRRENITMLDSRGVIYAGREVNMNEFKARFARDTKARTLAEALVDADMFLGLSVGNVLTGEMIQVMAPNPIIFAMANPDPEIRYEEARAARPDAIVATGRSDYPNQVNNVLGFPFIFRGALDVRARAINDEMKVAAAYALAALAREDVPDSVLSAYRLTSLRFGPEYIIPKPLDPRVLLWVAPAVAKAAMETGVARVHIDIECYREKLEARLGKGWELMRRVINKAKAKPKRIVFAEGEERKVLRAAAQIEEEGIGKVTLLGRPEVIRERIRELGLHYQPRVVTPGASEYDERYAEALYQLRQRRGVTRTLAAQLIQQPNYFGAMMVYQGDADAFISGLTYSYPEVLRPALQIVHTQESVCRVAGLYIMIVRDRVYFFTDATVNIDPNAQELAEIAIMAADLAREFDIEPRIAMLSFSNFGSTRHPFSEKVREAVEIVRQRRPDLCIDGEMQADTAVVPEIIEERYPFSRVRDANVLVFPDLEAANVAYKLLHRLGGAEAIGPILMGTGKPVHVLQTGDEVKDIVRIAAIAVVDAQRRESQARGRL